Part of the Drosophila pseudoobscura strain MV-25-SWS-2005 chromosome 2, UCI_Dpse_MV25, whole genome shotgun sequence genome, tgtttttttttgcggtttttcttttattttgtatctgGTTGTGGGTAGGTAGTTTAGTTCTTCAGTTTCGGGTAGGTTTTTCATTGGGATACTTCTATGATTTGCATTGCCTGCCTGCTGTCATACGCTCCGAACCAAAAAGTCATAGCCCAGCGTTCAACAATAATTCTCTATGCAAAAATTGTTCAACCGTTTTGAAACCATAGAATTGTTCTGGTAattcatttgtgtgtgtgtgtgtggaaatcGATGTGGGTTCTGTGGTTAGGCTCGAACTAAGCTCTGGCTTAAATGGAGTGAGGAGTGTGGTGTTTCTGGGGGTGGAGGGTTGTAGGTGGTAGGAATTACAAAGTCAAATgtcaaatgttttttttttagtctAATATTAATCGTAAGTGGTTTTTGCTTGTTCAAACACATTTTCCAATTCTAACCAGTTTTTGTTTCCTTGTTTCTTTGTTGTGATTGCATGTGCACTCCTTAGTGTTAGGTCTAGATTCAGCTTAGGTCCTGCTCTGGAGAAGCGCAATCAAGCCCAAGCCTGGAGAAGATTTTGCCAATCAAACGGGAGCAGGATAAGCTTCGGTGAGAGCAAGAGGAGAAAGCTAGTGAGCGCGAGCCTGGGGGTTTTCGGGGCTAAAAATCTGATTGCTAAAGACATGTTTTGTACTTGTAAAGCATTTAGAAAAGATTTCtgcagaagctgctgctgctagggTGGTAACTTGTGGCTTGTGGGTAAACTGCAAttcatttcgattcgattcgatacTGTTTAATCCATTGTAAACTTCGATTGGGTTTTGTTAAggttttcgttttgcttttttttttggctgtggGTTAAAAGGAAGCGCTCCGCTATATTTATCTTATTGAACTTGACTGATTTTCAATGTATCCAACCTGAGTTTTGAGTTGTTCGAAAAATATACCTATATATGTCTGTATGTTCTGCATACAGCACATATTTTCTGTACTAatcatttcattcattcattcattctctTCTTCCTTCGTGTCTTCCTATATTTATACGTGTCCTGTTGTGTCCCGTCGCGCACTCTTCCACCAGCTCTCATTGGCCTCTAAATAGTTTAATTCTTATTTGATTTACTTCTTTGCTGTAATTGCTGTTAGtatgtgttttctttttgttgtttttgtgctcactctatgtttttttttgttggtttaaTGTTTTGTCCTTTAATTGCTTTTGCTTGATTTAAACGCGCCTGcttcttattattattaactcGTTTATGATTGCATTATTAATCATTTCCcattgaatttatttaaacgtcaacaatttggtttttttgtttgttttctttcttggTAATATTttagtgtatttttttgtttgtttgtttcgtgTGTAAGTGATGTTATACGGGTCCTTTTGTTAATgtttattgcatttaaaacGTACACTTTACGATCGGTTGTCCCCATTTGCTCTTCCATATGTAATTAATTTgcttttttatacttttttttttgggcttgAAACACTTGAAATTGCTCTCATCTCATATTGTTTTTAACGTTTTCCTGAACTTCTCTtcttgttggtttttattcTGGTTTGCTGTTATGTTTAATTATAACTAATTACgtagttttttgttgctataATTTACTAACTCGTTTTCTTCAAACATTCTTCGGATTTctatttcttcatttttttgggtgtgttttttatttttttttttattttcgtatGTGTTTATGGAAATAATCTTTGATTAAAACAATTTAGAGTGTTTTTTAGTtgcggtttctgtttctgtttcgattTCGGTTTGTGTTTTAGTTAACTTAGACACTAACAAGTGCAAGATTAACATAAGCGTTTAATGCTGTCTGacagaaagaaacaaaataaatactagtacgagtacgagtacgggtacaaacaaaaactttaaCAGAACAAACAatcataaatataataaacataATGACACAGGCTGCCTGTTTGAGGGCAGCCCATTGGAATGGCAAATACAATGTAAAATTAAACACTTAGGATTTAACAAAGTATAAGGCAAAATACAGCTCGTTTTACAATTAACATTTTGTGTTTACGTTGCGACCGCAGTTACCCACAATACCCTCTCCTATATCCtcatacctacatatatctCGGCGCCAAGCGCATTCTGTCTTCAtgtctttctgtttctgttgcggttgcttttgcttttgctactattgctgttgctgttgctgtgttgtatatttttgtgccTTGGTAATACTTAAATGGTGTTTGTGGTGTGTAGTAGGTGTGATGTAACTGTGGTATTGCACTCAGTAGAGCGCCACATTGGAGGCCTGTGTATATGCATCCCACTCGCAATCGCAACCCTCGAGGCAATCGGGGCATTCCAGTTCACTGTCTTGTCAGTAGAGCCACGAGACTGGCACCCATTGGGGAGTGGTGTGCACTCGGTCGATGGCCGTTTCCAGCGCGGAAATCGTATCGCTAATGTCGTTGTTCACAATCGTCATATCAAAGAAATGGCCATACATTTGACGCAGCATTTCCGATTCCTTTGCCAGACGCTCCAGGCTGCCATCGTACTGCCATCGCACCAGAGagggaaaacaaagaaaaccaaTTAGCATCGAGACACCacaacacagcacagcactgtCTTAGGCAAGCCTTACATCGGCGATATTCTGCAGCGAGGGGGCCGCTATGAAGACCACATAGGGCGTGAATTCGGCTGTGCGTAGTATCTTCAGTGCCTGCGGCTCCACATCCAATATGGCCATCTTGCCGTCTGTGTGTATGCGTCGGATAGTGTCCAGCTTGGTGCCATACATCGCATCCTCGTGCGTGCCTGGGTGAATGCCTAAGTATTACTTTGAGTGCTGTAGATGGTTACGACTCACCATATTCCAAGTACTCATTGGCGGCGATATCCGCCATCATTTCGTCGTGCGAGACAAAGTAATAGCTGCGTCCACTCTCCTCCTCGGGCTTGGCAGGTCTCGTTGTATCTAGAAAAAAATCGACAAATCTTTGCATTTAATCTGAAGAACTTTAGATTAAGACTCGAACTTACGTGGTATGGGATAGGCGTACTTATCGGGATACTTGGATATCAAGGTGTTCTTAATATGCCGCCTGCCCACGCCATGGGCTCCCAATAGCACCAGCGTTTTGCGCTGAAAGTTCGGATCACCGACTGGCGAGAAAGAGCAACCATATGAGTATAGGTTCCTTGGGGTCTTAGCTGCTACTACAAGCTCACCTGGCACCTTGACAACCTCCTCGTAAGTGACCACATCTAGATTATCGAATATGGCATTATGCTTGGCCAAGTACTTGTCGCGACACTGCTTCTTCTTGCGCCCGAATATCGAACAGTTTACTGTTGGTTATAATTGTTAAGTAAATGTTTTATAATCTCCGTTCAGTATACGGCATATgcatattaaaattattagAAACTCAAGAGCCACATGCTTGATGGAGCATAAACAAACATGCTGTTCTGCAGGCAAGCAAGCAAATATTTCTTTGGCATTAAATCATTAAGTATTATAAGCATTCATGATTACTATAGCATAGAAAATGCATATATTTCTCGAATCGTTCGTATATTTCTTGATAACTCTTTCTTGGACATTTCCGAAGATGCTTCCTGGCATCCCTTCGGATTGAAAAtgcgatgtgtgtgtgtgtctggtcTTCAACGTGCAGTGTGGCCTGTGTCTTTCTGGGTCTAGTATGTGTGTTTGGTTATATCTAAACTCTTTACTCGGGGTACAATTCATTTATTTCGGTTATAAGCGTGGGTGGCAATGATCATACGCAACGATGGCTAGTGCTGGGGGGGTTCTACGTTGTTCTAGATGATGGTTGATGGCTTGTGGCTATCCTTAAGGGGGGGCTGgtgggtttcggtttcggtgcCTTCTACATAAGCTACAACTTTCgggtggaggggggtggtggtgAATTTTGGGTGTGAAATCTTTATACAATTGCTATCGTTAAAATTCTGTAgtatgtttgtgtttgttttctttgttttgttttgcataacAGAACTCAAGAGGAAACGGTTTAGGGTTCGACAATTTTTGGCAAGCTCTCCTTAGGCGGTTAGCTTGGCggattttcatttaattaaattgtttgtggcattgtgtgtgtgtgtgtgtgggattgTTTTTGCTTTATATGGTAACTACCTGCTGATCCATCACACCCATCTGCGTGAGCGGAACATCCAGCACCCGGTTCTCCTGcattatattattatacatattttttttatagtaCATATTCTGTGATTTCTTATGCtattttttggtttaaatattaaatcatTTTACTTTAagctgtttgtgtgtgggtgtatgtgtgtgtgtgtgtggggcgggGGAGGTTTTTCATGGTATATTTATCAAGaatttggcaacatttttggtttgctttggAATTTTCAAAATGGGGTTTCTTTGGTTTAGCTCCGActacttttttgggggcatgCAACTCTCCAGGGCTTATGTTAGTGTACACATGTGTGTGAGTctgaggtgtgtgtgtgtgtttgtgtgagcTCTGCCAGAGAAGAGACAGAGCcatagagagatagatagagagggagagagagagagagagagagcgcgtgTTCCCCTGCGTTCAGGTCAACTACGAATTCGTCATACACTTTCCAATATAGTACAATATATAGCATacgattgattgattgattgattgattataTCGAGCATCCAATTACACATAGAGATTACGCAtagattcgtttcgttttttctttcttttctttttgttttttttttctttttttgttttacagCTAATATTGTCTTTGAAGGACTCACCCTGCTCCTGCTTGGTCTTGTCGACCGTCTGACAGGCAATGCGCCACTCCTGCAGCTCCGGCGATGGTATCAAGCCCGCCGAGCCACCAACCGTGTCCAGTCTCGCCTGCCACCAGTGATGATCGTCCTTGCTAATGATCTGCACCGAAGACGGGCGTTAGAGGGATTCGTTTCTGTTTTCCAGAGCTGGCCACCTACCTGAAGTATGTCGCCCACTTGGAATGATATGCCCGCCTGGGCGCAGGGTATAAGCTCATCATCCAGCGGATTATAATCAAATTGTGCGCGCACGAAAATCTGCCACGGTAAAGGAAGCCAGAAACAAGAAGAGCACAGAGTGAGTTCACAATTCAGTTTTTggtttgctctgctctctgctgaCGCTGCATTTGAGTCGGCAGCCGTCCTAATGCGGCTGCCTCAGCGAAAtgatgggttttttttttgcgtttcgTATTTCCACCAATTATAATCCCAACTCATTtgcgtggcagcagcaacaggaagcagcaagaacaacaataaTGGGGATAAAGGACTTCTAACTTTAAATTCGAGAGCATTCTCTTGCAGTTTGTATCTAAAGATACAAAGAAAACCCTGCAAAGAATCAGCCATCGAATTTTCTAGATTGACATtggatttttaattttattttttaagaaaatataCAGTTATATTGTGTCCTGTTACTTTTGAagcattttgtatttaaagtatctaaagatacaaagaaaaaCCTCTTAGGTGGATCTACTAGGGTCTGCAAAGAATCAGCCATCGAATTTTCTAGATTTTCACtagatttttaattttttttaagaaaattgtttttatgatacaaaaaatacaattatatTATGTCCTGTTACTTTTGAAGCATTTTGAAGATACAAAGAAACCCCGCTTAGGCGGAAAGAATCTGCAAAGAATCAGCCATATAATTTTCCAGATTGACACCaaattttgtttcattttattcCAGAAAATATACAACTATGTATGTTGTTTCCGGTTACTTTTGAAGAAATTTATGCAACAGTCTAGGAAAAAATTCAGTTACAAAGATTTTTCCTCATTTTGAAGGCTTTAGATTGTTCTGTTAGGATTGTTCCTAGCTTAAGGCAGCGAGAATATCAtcaataaacattttaaacTTCAACACATACTCTTCtatgtattatttttcttatattcTTTGTTCTCTATTGAAAACAAAAGACTTTTCTGACGAGCACTTGTCAGGCCACGACTCGTTTTTCTGacatataattatattttatagtttACGAAAAACCAGatgctgattctgattctgatttcTATTCAGCGTGAAACGAATAATCAAGTTTCTTCTATGAAAAAGATGGACAGGACCTCAGCTGTCAAGAGCAGACGTTCTTTATGGGTTCGGAAATGCTGGCCTCTTCCAACCAAAGAGCATAAATTCCACGAATCTGTGTTGATTGTGTGCATAATATTGTTTCTTGTTTATCGGTCCATGAATATGCACATCTACCATgtggatgggggtggggggggaggcgaAGGACGGTTGTCTTTTGGTGTATGATTATGGGTCTATTGTTACGGTGGGGGCACAAATGATACTTACAAGCACCGGAGCGGGTCTGATCCTGAAAAGCTGCATTTGGTGTGTAGCAGTGTGTGGAGAGTGTGTAGGAAGGAAGCAAGTCAGATGAGTAAGAGATAGTGTGGAGTTATGTAAATGAGCAGACAGTTAATTGTATAATGCATCCCATACTCGAGCTAAACAAAGGAGCCCCCTgctcgtacatatatttttccctATAGCCTATGCCATTTACCCCCAAAACTTCATTAGCTTATGCTCGTTATCTCCATAAATGCATTCGACTGCACAGGTTTTCGGTACCGGCCTTCTATTGTTTCAACTGGCGGCGGAGTGGGGCAGAGGTAATCCGTTTTGATACTTTGATTTCACAAATTGACAGGTAACACGAGTCTTCCACTCGATGCAATTAAAGTACTTATTCATGGCTCTTTTTGACAGCAAATTGAATAAAGCTTTGACGCAGTTAATGCTGTTATTTAACCCCCAAAGAATATGACAAGGGAAATGATGTTAAAAAAGTCCTCAAGCTAGTGGAATAATGGCATGATATAATTAACAACTAGAGCCCTAGATGAGAGATGCATTATGGTATGATTAGTAGGTAGTATGGTCTAACATAGAGATGTACATTGGGGTTGGGGGGAACTTCTTAAGAACTCACCTCGCAGGGTGGCGGAGCGCTACGGTACGAAGGAACTATCTTGAAGGTAACAGAACCGCGTGCCTCGCGCTGCAACGAGAAGGGATTAGCACATAAAGggaattcaattcaattagcaAAATGGGATTGATCCGCTTACCAGCATTCGTTGCAATTGGCCCACCGACTGATGCTGCACCGGCTGGCCATTGATCTCCCGTATCTCGTCGCCCACATGCAGCGTTGCCTGTCGATGTATCATACCCCCGTGCATAATCCTTGCCACAATGCAGCGCCCATCCTCGGTCATCTTCAGCGTTATGCCCTGCAAAGTCGTTTGGCTCTGTATTAGAGTACCATTTGGTCACAATGTCTGAGGCAGTACTCACCATCGGCTCGTCCGTGTTCTTTTGGAACTGCACCAGCCGCACTCGGGTCACATGCTGCAGCTCGCCGCCCTCCACATTGTCCATCTCGTCGCCGTTGAGGTAGGGCACCATCGGTGGCGGGGTAACGCGCAGCGCCTCCTCGCCGTACACATCGCGGGCCACCACATCGTGGCTATGGAGCAGGGCCTGCAGGAGAGAGAACCCAGAACAAGGTCAGTCGTTGGTTTAGGGTTGGGCTTTGGGTTTTTTGGACCTAAGTTATGGCCAGCAATTATGCCTGGCTAAGCGgctgaaattaaatttccgATTTGCCCACGCCTGCCACATACATCATAACCCACACAAAGACCTGGCAGATGGTTTGCAACATTAACTGGCGACGACATTTGTTCAACAGCCACAGCATTAAAAAACACAATGGTTCTAGAGTTCTAGTTGGGCCAGGACGAAGCATCCAATACCCTCATCGAATCCTACCCGAAGTCCTTTGGCAAGGGTATTTGGAGCTCTTCATCTCCATTTTCCAACAGAAAAAGGGCACAAACATGACCTCATGACCCCTTCGAAGGAAACCCATAAACGACGCCCCCCCCCCTGTGCCGCCTGCTCTGCAGCTCCTTGAAGCgtatcaacaacaacaaaaaatctcAACAATTTATGGGGAACCCTGTGCCCCCCACAAAACGGCTTTGACTTTATACAATTTCGGttttaataaattatgttTAATAACACTTTGAATATGTtgcgaaattaatttttggccATGCCACGATGGCAGCCACAACATGAAGGATATTCCTTCCCGACAAAGGGCAGGGCAGAAGTCGCATTGGGCTATGCCATAAAAAAGGATTTTACTGCGTAGCCAGGCCgtgccacttgccacacacacacatagaaatGCATATATAAGTGTGTATGCTAAGCACCACAACAACCACAATGCTAAGCCAGCAGTTATGTTGCCCCAATGCCCTTCACTCCACACCACTCGGATCCCCCTAAATGCCCCTCTTAAGGCTCTTGTTCTTTATAACCCTCCaaccgccccccgccccttgGCAATCCACTGGCCCCATAAAAAACGCAATTTTCAACACTGATGATTACTCAATGCCACAAACAGGGAGCCACGtagcaggcagccaggcaggcaggcaggcagcccaCGCACCACTCACCTCTATACAGTGCCACTCATatgtatacacacacacgcacatatgtacaccCTAATGCGTGCAGACGCACGTTTCATTTCCGTCACAGACGACGACAGTACTGACATCGACCTCAAGCTGGTGGCTGGCTCCTGCCACATTCAGTTGCAACTACTACGAATATTTTTGAGGGAGTTTTCAGTCACACTCCACATCTGCACAAGCCACAAGGAATGACATGAATTCCCGCAGTGTATGCCgtgtgcataaatatttcataatgCTTCGTGGCAGAACGAAGAGCCCTCCCAAAAACATCACTCCACCACAGAGTTAGAGCGAGACTTAGTACGACTTATacaatatgtgtgtgtgtggtgtgtggggTCTTAACGTATTTACCCAATATAGTttttggggggtggggtggtggactgggcctgggcctgggattGACAGGTGGTAATCGAGTTTTGAGCTTATCAATAAATATCAATTCAATAATTCAATGTATTGGGGGAGAGCATAGAATATGTGTGGGATATCAAATTTAGTGGTCTTTGATTTGGAAAtccttcctcttttttttgggataaGCATGAAATGCTCTTTTGAGCCCCCACACATCCGGCAAGCATTTGGCCATGTGAAGTGGGTgccacaaaaacgaaacgaatgaaGGCTCTGATGCCATTCCCAGTTGGTGTAGGGCACTCGAAATTTTAGcttgaaaaagaaaagcaataggtgtatttttgtatacacTTTAGAGAGAGGATGGATAGGTCTTTGGACACATTTAATTTCAGCATTCAAAATAATCTCCTTAAAACGAGGACTACCTCTGTTCCTTCAGGCTATAATATTGATTCAATCTGAATCAATTTGCTGTTGTCTGCttaagcagcttaaatattttgtcCAGTGAAGTGTAGTTGCACATCAAAGAGCAACAAATTTGGATTGCAATTTCCCTTCGAGCTAATCTTGCATTCccttaataaaatatttaatataaccCTTGGTTCGCCCACAAAATCATTTAGCAATCGGAATGCCTTTTGTCTTCCCTGTATTTGTGCGCATTTAGCAGAAGTTTTGGCCAAATCCAATTAGCCAGCAAAACTTTCATCTGCCTATTAAGGACAGTTAGGAGAGGCTACACCTTCTGCCACACCCACGGCCTCTGTGACGCCTCTTCCGCTCGAGTGAACCATCAACAGGAGCAGCCGCAACAGAATTTCGACTAAATAAATGGGTAATACAATTTCCTCCGTCCTGAGAGGAGAATTAACTACTTCGAATAAAATTTGCTGAACTTGGCAACTATTTAAATGCGCCAGATGGCGCTGCACAAGGACACGAAGGATACTCGACTCACGCCTGGTTAGCTTCGGTCTAAGCTGACAGCCCGGATGGAGGGCCTCGGTGCGGGCGATAAACAACGTAATCTGATTTCACTTAAAGCATGTCCtccctgccacgcccactgtcCACTTTGGTTGGACACTTTCGTGGTGCGGGTGGGGGTATGGGTTGGGGGTGGGGAAAAGCATATTTAACACCAAGTTGCTGGCCCAATAAAACGGTAAATTTAATAAGCGCTTGACAGGCGGGACAGGAAAAGTTGAGCAGTTAAGTTTAATGCCTCATTAGGCGCTCCAACTCGGTGACATTGATAGGCCACCGCCAGCAAAGTTTGGCCAACAAATGAggccacacaaacacacacagaagaaaGAGTAGGCCCTGGCCCCACACTGACTGGGACTCTGATTTCCATGATTAATACTTAAGTGCTTGTTAAAGTTGGGCTCTATATGCAGATATGCCTTGTCGGCATCCTAAACAATCAAAGCCAAGAacccatccaaccatccatcctgCTGCCGACTAGAAAAAAGGGATTCCACCCAAACAGAACTGTAGGGGAAGAAAGGATGCCTCCCAAAGCAGAACTGTAGTGGAAGAAAGGGTGACACCAACACAGAACTGTAGTGAAAGAAAGGGTGACCCCAACACAGAACTGTAGTGGAAGAAAGGGTGACCCCAACACAGAACTGTAGTGGAAGCAAGGGTGACCCAAACACAGAACTGTAGTGGAAGAAAGGGTGACCCCAACACAAAAATTTAGTGGAATCAAGGGTGACCCCAACACAGAACTGTAGTGGAAGAAAGGGTGACACCAACACAGAACTGTAGTGGAAGAAAGGGTGACCCCAACACAGAACTGTAGTGGAAGAAAGGGTGACCCCAACACAAAACTTTAGTGGAAGCAAGGGTGACCCTAACAAAGAACTGTAGTGGAAGAAAGGGTGACCCCAACACAGAACTGTAGCTAAAGCCAGGGTGCCCCCCAAGCAGATCTGTTATCGCAGAAAGGTTATGGCCAACAGAACTACTACCTACATCTTTCTCCTCTACACCACTGAGGCTTCAACACAACTAACTCCTAAATGATTCAGGTGGAAAAAGTTTAGCGGAAACTTTGCACAAATCTTTGACATGATGCAAACTTTTCCAGAGTTCTTGATATTTTTATACAGCCTTAACTCGCAGCTGAACTCCGGCGGGGTGCGAGTGAAACATTGAGACAAGTTTTGGGCGAAtcaaatatgaaatgaaaaagTAACAGGGCATGGAAAAAAATCTATTAATATTTGAAAAGAGAAACTTGTAAGGCCTTGGCCTTTAATCGGTACAGAAGCACAGAGGTCTCTTTAATGTTCTAGAATACGTTTCCAATAGGTATAATCCCTTTACTATCCATCGTCAGCTTTTTTCCAGCTATATTTCCATCActggctgcccctgccccggccccggccctgGCCCCACTCCAGCTGCTGAGTCAGGTCCATTGTTATCCGTCAGTCcatggtcctggtcctggtcctggctctGGTCATTTTTTTTGCAGCTTTATGCTAAGCCACTAACCAAAGGACGAAGCCACGAAGCCACCATCCCAGAGGCCTCTGGTTGTGGGAGACCTCACACCCACCACACGAACGTTATTTGTTGGTTTTAATAATTACACAGCCCTGGccaggacagcagcagcatcaggggAGCACAGGAGACAGGCAGGCGGGCGGGCAGGGAAGTGTTCCGAGAGGAAGTGTTCTAGGATTTTACTCTCTTTAATATTCCAGGCCACACGTCAATTACACACGTACGCGCGACTGCGAATGGCTTTCACATCCATTTCCCGGCTAATGGAGGCTGCAGATTGTTGGTAAAAACAGATAGGAAAACTCTACACAGTAGAGTGGGTCGGGCGGGCGGTCCGTTGACAGCTGAATCATCTGGATTAATGGCGAATTTTAATTAGTACAACGTGCAGCGGTCGGTGGTCTCAACCCACCAGACAGGGCatcccccccccacaccccccgcTAGAGCAGACTTTCAGCCAGTTAATCTGGTCTCATGGCCAGGTTCACTCGGATAGTTTGTGGCATTTGGCACCTTATCTGTATAGGAGCAGGGCCTGGGCCCCCAGGAAAGGGCGCTTACGTGTACAGGACATGTACGATATGTATATGGAGGGGTAAGGGACCGCAAATGAATCTCCTGCATGATTAATTTCTGCTTAACCCTCACTTAAccacgaacaaaaaaaaaaaaacaagcaacaGAGAAGGGTTAAGATTACACTTGAATGGGGATATGATGTATGATAAAATcccaaggtttaaacaaataaagcaGAGTTTTCTTGTCTGACTTAAAATATGCCTTTTAATCCCACACTTTGTTGTAGACGATCATTCCCCTGTCAGATGTGTAGAATCAGGTAATATATCAGATGTTTAAGAGGTTCTACCCTGTCTCGCCTCAGGCACGAAGTACCCTccgcaacaaacaacaaaaccaaacacccaaaaaagcacaaaaagtTGTTTAAAGTTTGTTGATGGCCCCGGACCGTGGCTGTCAAGCTGTCAGGTTTGGCTCAGGTTGCGGTTGCCCTGTCTGTacgtgtcgtgtgtgtgtgtgggtgggtgtgtctCACCCTTGGGACAAAAGGCGAAAGGGGTTTTGGAGCTGAAACTTTACACTATCAGAACTTATCACTTGGGCAAACTTATTGTTGTCTGATCGACTACACTTCCACTTCCGGtgcggttcggttcggcttgCTGCTTGGCTGACAACCACCGAGACACAGTCTTACAGTTAACATTGGTCCAATACACAACATTCACCGTACGACTATGTCATGGTAATTGAGCGGGCATCCTTTGGGCTCCTTCACATCtcctggcggcggcggcagcgacggcggcggcagcggcggcggctaaCACTTCCTGCCTATTAGTTGGCATTATTATTGACAGACGGGGGACTCCAGCATCCAGCCAGCTCCCTCCATGATGCACGATGATGGGGCATATTGATTGACAGTCCCAtctccaccaccaccgcccgCCCCCGTCCCAGGTAATAGTTGCCAGCTCCCTTATCGGGCGAACAATGGCAGCGACAACATTGTCAGCGCGCGCGGCATCATCCTTGTTGTTGTCAGCCGGGCTCCTCTGTTCATCATTCAATTTGTTGGGTGAGAGTCCGCACAGGGAAAaaaaccccacacacacacacacacacacacaaaaattccCCACACaaatatattgatatttttgcaacaaagacttttggtttggtttggttcggttcggtctGTCGTAGTGgttttttggggtttgggttAAACATCGCACCACAAATTTCCGTTGTGTCCCTGCCTGCCTCTCACTCGCGGTGTGTGTGGGCATATTATGCATTTATCTTTGCCATCTATCAGCGGTGTGAAAACTCTTTTCCCGTGGGCGCAACATATTGTCATTTCTGCCACCTGCCTCCCACCTCAAACGCTGCCTATCTGTCGCCGGCAAACGAAAcatctctccatctccgtgTGTGACTAATGACGCCGTTAGGTAGGCAACACTTTTTtacctcacacacacaccaccacacgccacacataaccatatgtaaatgtaattttatagCCTTGCCAACTCCTTCCATTCCATCTCCCTCCCTCTATACAGGTGTGTGCGTGGAGGGTGTTTGCGTTTTTCATCAGCGCTTTGTCACACTTGGAAGAGTGTATTTTTCcc contains:
- the CASK gene encoding peripheral plasma membrane protein CASK isoform X10, whose product is MCQHHGLTSQSLMSGGSHISLLGSSGSSGMSGSGVGSSGQGIPQCSAAAADAAMMASSHCRSMSGLSSISMSAPPCPPPPALFNPCSSALSLQQAAAAAASSRWGPRTSCPVHSPFRVRVPNGSICSGHQALLHSHDVVARDVYGEEALRVTPPPMVPYLNGDEMDNVEGGELQHVTRVRLVQFQKNTDEPMGITLKMTEDGRCIVARIMHGGMIHRQATLHVGDEIREINGQPVQHQSVGQLQRMLREARGSVTFKIVPSYRSAPPPCELFRIRPAPVLIFVRAQFDYNPLDDELIPCAQAGISFQVGDILQIISKDDHHWWQARLDTVGGSAGLIPSPELQEWRIACQTVDKTKQEQVNCSIFGRKKKQCRDKYLAKHNAIFDNLDVVTYEEVVKVPVGDPNFQRKTLVLLGAHGVGRRHIKNTLISKYPDKYAYPIPHTTRPAKPEEESGRSYYFVSHDEMMADIAANEYLEYGTHEDAMYGTKLDTIRRIHTDGKMAILDVEPQALKILRTAEFTPYVVFIAAPSLQNIADYDGSLERLAKESEMLRQMYGHFFDMTIVNNDISDTISALETAIDRVHTTPQWVPVSWLY
- the CASK gene encoding peripheral plasma membrane protein CASK isoform X9 — translated: MCQHHGLTSQSLMSGGSHISLLGSSGSSGMSGSGVGSSGQGIPQCSAAAADAAMMASSHCRSMSGLSSISMSAPPCPPPPALFNPCSSALSLQQAAAAAASSRWGPRTSCPVHSPFRVRVPNGSICSGHQALLHSHDVVARDVYGEEALRVTPPPMVPYLNGDEMDNVEGGELQHVTRVRLVQFQKNTDEPMGITLKMTEDGRCIVARIMHGGMIHRQATLHVGDEIREINGQPVQHQSVGQLQRMLREARGSVTFKIVPSYRSAPPPCELFRIRPAPVLIFVRAQFDYNPLDDELIPCAQAGISFQVGDILQIISKDDHHWWQARLDTVGGSAGLIPSPELQEWRIACQTVDKTKQEQGEPGAGCSAHADGCDGSAVNCSIFGRKKKQCRDKYLAKHNAIFDNLDVVTYEEVVKVPVGDPNFQRKTLVLLGAHGVGRRHIKNTLISKYPDKYAYPIPHTTRPAKPEEESGRSYYFVSHDEMMADIAANEYLEYGTHEDAMYGTKLDTIRRIHTDGKMAILDVEPQALKILRTAEFTPYVVFIAAPSLQNIADYDGSLERLAKESEMLRQMYGHFFDMTIVNNDISDTISALETAIDRVHTTPQWVPVSWLY